A window from Culex pipiens pallens isolate TS chromosome 3, TS_CPP_V2, whole genome shotgun sequence encodes these proteins:
- the LOC128093614 gene encoding uncharacterized protein LOC128093614: MRIIMATDQVRSQFVGLLVLALLALRTKDVNGQASSYANEVILGGITAATNTLCWTESVNVRTFFRVPARALTFTSPTAVTYIHCWNNLPLHPFTASIVAGGIGTTGANTIALSGVTGKLVATCEAYCVMAG, from the exons ATGCGGATCATCATGGCCACCGACCAGGTAAGGAGTCAGTTCGTCGGATTGCTTGTGCTTGCGCTGTTAGCGCTACGCACTAAGGACGTCAACGGGCAGGCCAGTTCCTACGCAAACGAGGTCATCCTCGGCGGAATCACCGCGGCCACCAACACGCTCTGCTGGACGGAGTCGGTCAACGTGCGGACCTTCTTCCGGGTGCCGGCACGGGCCCTGACCTTCACATCGCCG ACGGCCGTGACCTACATCCACTGCTGGAACAATTTGCCGCTGCATCCATTCACCGCCAGTATCGTGGCTGGTGGAATTGGAACCACCGGAGCCAACACCATTGCGCTGTCCGGTGTCACCGGCAAGCTGGTGGCCACCTGTGAGGCTTACTGTGTCATGGCTGGATGA